GCTTTTTCGCTTTCCGGCGGATTCGTTATTGCCAGGGCAGACCCCGGCCCACGAGGCCAGACGCTGTGGGGAGCCGAAGGCCTCCATGTCCAGTCCGATCTCGACGATCAACATAGCCGCACCCACGGCATCGATTCCAGGTATGGTCTGGAGAAGGTCCAGAGCCCAGCGGTGAGACTCCAGTTCAGCCAGCAATTGGGTGTCGAATCGAGCGATACGGGCCTCGAGCTCACGGATGTGCTGGAGGATTTCGCGCAGGACGAATCGATGGGCGGGAGTCAAATCGCCATCGAGTGCGTCGAGCAACTCCTCGGGAGTGGCTTTGAGCCTGGAGTTGGCAAACTCCAGCGCCTGCAGGGGTGTTCCGCCCTCGATCAAACATTCGATCATATGCCGGGCGGCTTGACCGTGAATATCACTGACCACCACGGAAAGACGTATTCCGCCATCCGTGAGGACTTTATGAAGCCTGTTCTTTTCACTGGCAAGCATCCCAACCAGCTTCTGTCTCTCACGGGAAATCAGACGGAGGTTTCCCAGTTCTTCTGGAGGAATGAAGCTCCCGCGAAGCAGGCCGCAACGGGCCAGCATGGCCAGCCAGCGACTGTCGGCCACATCCGTTTTGCGACCGGGAACCTGCTTGACGTGTCGGGCATTGACAACGGCGGCAACGATTCCCTCGCGTTCCAAGGCCGAGTAGATGCTCTTCCAGTAGATGCCCGTGCTCTCCATGACCACAATTTCGGGGTTGGCGTCTCTGGCCCACCTGGCCAAAGCTCGCCGATCCCGCTTAAACGTACCGAAAGTCAGTGTTTCCGTGTGGATCGATCCGTCTTCCTGTTCCGCAATCAGACAGGCCGTCACATGCTTTTGATGAACATCAAGGCCTATAGCGCTCTTGTGGATCGGTTCCAGTTCCATGTCCTCGACTCC
This region of Desulforhabdus amnigena genomic DNA includes:
- a CDS encoding IS110 family transposase — translated: MELEPIHKSAIGLDVHQKHVTACLIAEQEDGSIHTETLTFGTFKRDRRALARWARDANPEIVVMESTGIYWKSIYSALEREGIVAAVVNARHVKQVPGRKTDVADSRWLAMLARCGLLRGSFIPPEELGNLRLISRERQKLVGMLASEKNRLHKVLTDGGIRLSVVVSDIHGQAARHMIECLIEGGTPLQALEFANSRLKATPEELLDALDGDLTPAHRFVLREILQHIRELEARIARFDTQLLAELESHRWALDLLQTIPGIDAVGAAMLIVEIGLDMEAFGSPQRLASWAGVCPGNNESAGKRKSGRIRKGNPYVRRLLCEMANAARRTKSMFQSKYSGLVIRRGHKRAIIALAHKILKIVFILLSRRVPYRDSQVDYKELMVQRNAPRWIAALRQYHMLPTAI